The Fibrobacter sp. genome contains the following window.
GGAGCATTTTGGAAACGACGCCAGCGTTGTGGTTCTGGTAACTGCGCGTGAAGTTGGTAATGTCGCAGAATCCGCGCCAAGTGTCCGTGATTCCGCAATCCTTGAAATGCGGGATACTCTTTCTCGCTACATGCTGGCGAACATTCCTCTGGCAAAGGAAATCCATTCCATCGAAAACACCGCAGGTACCGAGGCGCTGCTTCACCTGAGTCTAGAACGTTACACGGATCCGGCTGATGATGCTGCAAAAATTGGCCGCGCAGTAGCGGACATGTTGAAGCGTCCGGAGTTTAAGTCTGAAAAGTGGGACTTGAACGCCGGCGGCGAACCCTATCTTGAGGTGGCGAAGAACGATTCCACCATGCCCCAGGCGGCACGTTCCGTAGTTATCGGCGTGTTCATCATGATTTTCTGCCTGGCCTTTTTCACCCGAAGTAAATTCGGTGTGCTGGTGCCCCTGATGGCCATTGCCTTTGCCATGGCTTCTGTGTTTGGCATTTGCGGCTGGCTGGGCGTTAAGCCTGACTTTACCTTGTTTACGTTGCCCTTGGTGCTGGGCATGGCCTTAAGCGTAGGCTATTCCATCCACTACATAAACAGTTTCAAGCAAGCATATCAGCGACTGGAAACCTGCTTTGGCAATCGCCCGAAAAATCGTGATGAAGCCCTGGTGGAAGCGGTAACGGAAACGGGCTGGCCCATCTTCTTTACGGTGGTGACTACGGTTGCTTCCATGTTGTCATTTTTGGTTGTGGAAATGCCTGTGATGAAAATCGTGGGCTCCATTTGCGCCGCCATGGTTTTTGCAGTTTACCTGTACGTGATTATTCTGGTGCCCATCTTGTTTAGTTATGACGGTAAGGGCAAAAAAGCGGTCGCGAAACTTGCAAACGATGAAGGCCGAATTGAAAAAATCCTGGTGAAGATAGGTGGCAAGGCTTTGAACATGAAGCTGCCGATTGCCTTGGCTTCTGTTGCCGTTGCCGTAGCCAGCGCCATTGGATGCATGGGGCTGAAGGTGAATATGGAATATGTGGAAATGTTCGGTACCAAGTTGCCTTTTGTGGAGCGCCTGGTAGAACTGATGGATTCCGAACTGGCCAATGTTTATTCCTACAACGTGATGATTGATTTGGGCGATGATTCTGATTCCGCGTCCTTCAAGAATCCCGAAAAATTCGCCGCTTTGGACAGTGCCGTTACGGACTTGTCAAACCTGCCTCTGACCAAGTTCACCGAAGGAAAGGCCCGTGTGATGGTGGGTGGCGTTACCGACGATTTTAGCACCGCCTACATTCATGTGGAACTGAAGGAGTGGAATTCCAAGCAGATTGATGTTGATATCGACAGCGCCCAGGCTCTTGTTCGCCATTATTTCCCTAAGGCCGATGTGGGTGTAGAAGGTTATGCCGTGGAACAGGCTTCCATGAATAACAAGCTGGTGAAGGGTGAAATCAAGTCCGTGTGCGTATCCTTTGTGATGATAGTCCTGCTTTTGATTGCATCGTTCATGAGCGTGAAAACGGGATTGATTGGCATGATTCCCAACGTGGCTCCTATTCTCGTGATTGGCGCAGTCATGGGCTACTGCGATTTTAGCATGGACATGATGACCATGATGGTGATTCCCATGGCCATCGGTATAGCGGTGGACGATACCATCCACTTTGTCAATCATTCCAAGCTTTGCTTTGAACGATGCGGTAACTATCGCGAATCTGTTCTTGCCACCTTCAGGGACGTGGGCAAGAGCATGGTGAGCACCACCATTATTCTTTGCATGATGTTCCTTGCCTACATGGTAAGCCCTGTGACCATCTTCTTTAGGGTGGGGCTTATGGCAAGCATTGGCCTTGTGACTGCCCTGGTGGCGGACTTTACCATTACGCCGGTGCTGATCGTGCTGACAAAACCCTTCGGTAAAGGTTTTAAAAATCAAAAATCGGCTGGATTACTCCAACCGATTATATTGCAAAATTTGTGCCAAGAATTGAAGTGAAAGCTAGTTGCAGTTATCCGGGATATCCAGGGTGTAGGAACCGTCTGCTTTGAAAAGGGTGTCGGGGACGCAAGATGGCTCCTCGAAAGCGTCGTTGCCGGCGGGTACTTCGTAGTCAAGGTCTTTTTGCTTACATTTCTTGATAGCCTGTTCCTTTGTCCTCGCGATTGCGATAGAATCGGACACTGTATATGAACCGAATGCGACTTCTTTGATGTAATCATCTTCGCAAACCACGTACGCACCATTGGCTGTATCAGCGCTTTGGGTCATTTGGTTACACATGTCTTCCATGGTCATTTTTGTATAAGGTTCCATGCCGACGAAAACAGTTACTGTGATGCTGTCGTTTTTGATGAGGTTGCGGTATATGGCCTTGATTTCAAATCCTGATTGAAATTCAATGGAGGATTCAATGACTTCATTTCCTTTTTCATAAACGGAACATTGGAATCCATTGATGGAATCGCCTTTGGCAACTGAATAAATTTCACTTCCGTAACCTGCAGGATTGTTTGCCCAGCGCTCGGGGAAAACGCCGCTGGTTTCATCGGCATCGGTGCCGCTGGAACAGGCGTTGATTAATGCGATGGCGAATGCGCTAACCCAAATAAACTTTGACTTGATCATAGTCAAATAAACCTCCTAATTTCTGTATGCAAAAAAAATAGAAAAAAGTCCTGCGATTTGGCTCGCAGGGCTTTTTGTTGAACTAAGTCTGTTAATTACTTGTCCAGACAATCGTCCAGGACAGCGATAATCTTTTTCTTTTCCATATGCTGGCCGATGAAGACGAGGCGAATGATACGGTCTCCGTATTCATCGTCCCAAACCTTCTTCAGGTCAGGATTCTGGGCAAGAATGTATTCCTGAGTTTCCTTGCTTTCGGCAGCGAACCAGCGGCCGAAATTCTGGGCGGTAGCCTGCTTGCCAGCCTGTTCGAACAGGTAGCTTTCGGTACGTTCGTCTGAGAACCACAGGAGACCCTTGGTGCGGATGATTGCGTTAGGATAGTCATCCAGGAATGCTTCGAACTTCTTGCGATCGAAGGGACGGCGGCGTTCATACACGAAGGTAGAAATGCCGTATTCGTCACCATGGGGATGATCCTTGTCGTGATGATGACCGCAGTGGCAAACGCCGTGTTCGTGATCGCAGTGGCTGTGGTCTTCGTCATCGTGATGGTGATGATGCTCGTGATCATCGTCGTCGTCATCATCGTGGTGATGGTGGCAAACGCCATGTTCATTGTCGCAATCGCTGTGGTCTTCGTCGTCATGATGGTGGTGATGTTCGTGTTCGTCTTCATCGTCATCATCATCGTGGTCATCGTCGATCTTGTTCAGTTCGATGGCCCAGGCGGCACCTTCAGCAACCTTGTCGAAGTCAAACTGCTTGGTGTCCAGGATTTCCTTCATTTCCACCTTGCCGAAGTTGGTCTCGATCATCTTGGCGGTGGGCTGCAGGGCCTTCACCACAGCCTTCACATGTTCCAGGTCATTCTTTGCAAGGCTGTCCACCTTGTTCAGGATGATGGTGTTGCAGAATTCGATCTGCTGGATCAGCAGGTTTGCAATGTCGGTTTCTTCCAGGTCCTTCTGGAGAAGCTTGTCGCCACCGGCGAATTCGTCGGCCAAACGGCAAACGTCCACCACTGCGGTTACGCTGTCCAGATGGCAGGGGAGAGGTTCGCCATTCTTGCTCTGGAGCTGGGAACCGGCCATGCAAATGGTCTGTGCGATAGGTACGGGTTCGCAAATGCCGCTGGCTTCAATAAGGATGTAGTCGAACTTGCCGGTTTCAAGAATTTCGGCAATCTGTTCCAGCATGTCCTGCTTCAGGGAGCAGCAAATGCAACCGTTGGAAAGGGGCACCAACTTGCCGGAATCTTCCTTGGTGATGTTTCCGCCCTTTTCGATAAGGGTCTGGTCAATATTGACTTCGCCAATATCGTTGACGATAACAGCTACGTGATAGCCTTCCTGATTGTTAAGAACGTAGTTGAGGAGAGTAGTTTTACCGGCTCCTAAGTAACCGGTGAGCACTGTAATAGGTACTGATTTTTTCATGGTCGATAATCTAGCAATTTATTCATTTCTAGGCTAGAGCAGACTGTTTGGGGTGTTTTCATTTTTGTATTTTAGGGGCATGAACTTGAATTTTGTAATCTTTTTAAGCATAGTTCTCGTTGTTCTTTTGCTTTGCATGTTCGTGGTGAATCCTATTGCCCGAAAAATTGCAGAAAAGACTCCCAACAAGTTTGACGATCTCCTTGTAGAAAAACGGTTCTTTTCTAGGGCTTTGCAGCTTGTTCCTGCAACGATTTTTAGCGCGGCCTTTGCCCGCTTTGTAGAACAGCAGTCCCTTGTGTACGATATTTGTACCCGTGTTTCTGCAGTATGGTTTGCCCTGATTGCCTTTGCTGCGGGAAGTTCCTTCTTTGATGTGGTCGAAACCTTGAACGACCAGAACCAAAGACGAAAGAACAAGTCTTTCCACGGAACATTCCAGGCGGTTAAACTGATTTTGTTCTGCGTTTGTGCCATTGTTGTCATATCGCAGGTCATTGGCAAGAGCCCCGTATTTATACTCTCTGCTATGGGTGCCGCCGCAACCATCTTGATGTTGATCTTTAGGGATTCCATTCTGGGCGTAGTTTCGGGTATCCAGATTAATTTGTCTGACTTGCTCCGCAAAGGGGATTGGATTGAGATTGAACGTCACCATACTGATGGTACGGTCATCGACATTACGCTTACCTCTGTGAAAATCCGTAACTGGGACAAGACCATCTCGGTAATTCCTGCTTATGACCTCATTACCAACAGTTTCAAGAACTGGCGCGGAATGGAAGAATCCGGCGGTCGTCGCATTAAGCGTTCGCTCTTCATTGACCAGCAGAGCATCCGCTTCTTGACAGAAGAAGAAATCGAACGATTGTCTAAGATTGAAATCTTGAAACCCTACATGGATGAAAAGCGCGTAGAGTTGGCTTCGGAATTTACCGCCAAGTATGGCGAAGGTGCTGTGCCTACGGAGCTGGACATGGTGAACAGTCGCCACATGACTAACATCGGAACTTTCCGCGCCTATTGTACCGCTTATTTGCGCTCTCTAAAAAATGTGGCGCAGGACATGACCTTGATGACACGCCAGCTGGCGCCAACTCCTGAAGGCTTGCCTCTTGAAATTTATGCATTCGCCAATGTGACCCAGTGGGTGGCCTATGAAACAATTCAGGCGGATATCTTTGACCACCTGATTGCAGTGCTTCCGGAATTTGGCCTTAGTTTGTTCCAATACGTGGCTTGGACGCGGAAGTAGTTGCCACATTTGCAGAGCATTTTTCTTTTCCAACGGGCTGAAATTGTCTCCTATGATTCCTGTCACGGGC
Protein-coding sequences here:
- a CDS encoding efflux RND transporter permease subunit produces the protein MKILQINKIFNRLGKFQTAHRRGILIGIILFTLAAAAGILRFEFSFTNDGWFLEGDPAKVNAEKFREHFGNDASVVVLVTAREVGNVAESAPSVRDSAILEMRDTLSRYMLANIPLAKEIHSIENTAGTEALLHLSLERYTDPADDAAKIGRAVADMLKRPEFKSEKWDLNAGGEPYLEVAKNDSTMPQAARSVVIGVFIMIFCLAFFTRSKFGVLVPLMAIAFAMASVFGICGWLGVKPDFTLFTLPLVLGMALSVGYSIHYINSFKQAYQRLETCFGNRPKNRDEALVEAVTETGWPIFFTVVTTVASMLSFLVVEMPVMKIVGSICAAMVFAVYLYVIILVPILFSYDGKGKKAVAKLANDEGRIEKILVKIGGKALNMKLPIALASVAVAVASAIGCMGLKVNMEYVEMFGTKLPFVERLVELMDSELANVYSYNVMIDLGDDSDSASFKNPEKFAALDSAVTDLSNLPLTKFTEGKARVMVGGVTDDFSTAYIHVELKEWNSKQIDVDIDSAQALVRHYFPKADVGVEGYAVEQASMNNKLVKGEIKSVCVSFVMIVLLLIASFMSVKTGLIGMIPNVAPILVIGAVMGYCDFSMDMMTMMVIPMAIGIAVDDTIHFVNHSKLCFERCGNYRESVLATFRDVGKSMVSTTIILCMMFLAYMVSPVTIFFRVGLMASIGLVTALVADFTITPVLIVLTKPFGKGFKNQKSAGLLQPIILQNLCQELK
- a CDS encoding mechanosensitive ion channel family protein, whose amino-acid sequence is MNLNFVIFLSIVLVVLLLCMFVVNPIARKIAEKTPNKFDDLLVEKRFFSRALQLVPATIFSAAFARFVEQQSLVYDICTRVSAVWFALIAFAAGSSFFDVVETLNDQNQRRKNKSFHGTFQAVKLILFCVCAIVVISQVIGKSPVFILSAMGAAATILMLIFRDSILGVVSGIQINLSDLLRKGDWIEIERHHTDGTVIDITLTSVKIRNWDKTISVIPAYDLITNSFKNWRGMEESGGRRIKRSLFIDQQSIRFLTEEEIERLSKIEILKPYMDEKRVELASEFTAKYGEGAVPTELDMVNSRHMTNIGTFRAYCTAYLRSLKNVAQDMTLMTRQLAPTPEGLPLEIYAFANVTQWVAYETIQADIFDHLIAVLPEFGLSLFQYVAWTRK
- a CDS encoding GTP-binding protein; its protein translation is MKKSVPITVLTGYLGAGKTTLLNYVLNNQEGYHVAVIVNDIGEVNIDQTLIEKGGNITKEDSGKLVPLSNGCICCSLKQDMLEQIAEILETGKFDYILIEASGICEPVPIAQTICMAGSQLQSKNGEPLPCHLDSVTAVVDVCRLADEFAGGDKLLQKDLEETDIANLLIQQIEFCNTIILNKVDSLAKNDLEHVKAVVKALQPTAKMIETNFGKVEMKEILDTKQFDFDKVAEGAAWAIELNKIDDDHDDDDDEDEHEHHHHHDDEDHSDCDNEHGVCHHHHDDDDDDDHEHHHHHDDEDHSHCDHEHGVCHCGHHHDKDHPHGDEYGISTFVYERRRPFDRKKFEAFLDDYPNAIIRTKGLLWFSDERTESYLFEQAGKQATAQNFGRWFAAESKETQEYILAQNPDLKKVWDDEYGDRIIRLVFIGQHMEKKKIIAVLDDCLDK